One genomic region from Leptospira tipperaryensis encodes:
- a CDS encoding TCR/Tet family MFS transporter: protein MNAKRPAALGFIFVTVLIDVIGFGIIIPVLPKLIQELTHGTLSEAALYGGFLMFAYSFMQFICAPFVGGLSDRFGRRPVLLASLFGFTLDYLFLAFAPSIFWLFVGRLVAGVMGASFTTGYAYIADISPPEKRAANFGILGAAFGLGFIIGPVLGGSLGQFGSRAPFLAAAGLTLINWLFGFFILPESLSKENRRKFEWAKSNPIGSLISLERYPMIIGLVVAFFLINTAAHAVQGTWNYYTMEKFQWDEAMVGYSLGVVGLVYAITLGGLIRLILPVLGQNRSIYLGLALSTLGYALFALATKSWMMFVFLIPYCFGGIAMPPLQAIMSSQVPENEQGELQGALTSLMSVTAIIGPILMTGLFAYFTGKDAPMYSPEAPLWMGAVLTALSLWITVGSLRKHHS from the coding sequence ATGAATGCTAAACGTCCCGCGGCTTTAGGTTTTATCTTTGTAACAGTTCTCATTGACGTCATCGGATTTGGAATCATCATTCCCGTTCTTCCAAAGTTGATTCAAGAATTGACCCATGGAACTCTGAGCGAGGCCGCCTTGTATGGCGGTTTTTTAATGTTCGCTTATTCTTTTATGCAATTTATCTGCGCTCCTTTTGTGGGAGGTTTGAGCGATCGATTTGGTAGAAGGCCAGTTCTTCTGGCTTCCTTGTTTGGATTTACTCTCGATTATTTATTCTTAGCGTTTGCGCCTTCCATCTTCTGGTTGTTCGTCGGACGTTTAGTCGCCGGTGTTATGGGAGCGAGTTTTACGACGGGTTACGCATACATCGCCGATATCAGTCCTCCCGAGAAACGAGCCGCTAATTTTGGTATCTTAGGCGCGGCCTTCGGACTCGGGTTTATCATCGGTCCGGTCCTCGGAGGTTCTTTGGGACAGTTTGGATCCAGGGCACCTTTTTTGGCAGCAGCGGGTCTGACTCTTATCAACTGGCTTTTTGGATTTTTTATTCTACCGGAATCCTTATCTAAGGAGAATCGAAGAAAGTTTGAATGGGCAAAATCAAATCCGATCGGTTCCTTGATCAGTCTGGAACGTTATCCTATGATCATAGGACTGGTAGTCGCATTTTTCTTAATCAATACCGCCGCTCACGCGGTTCAAGGCACTTGGAACTATTATACGATGGAGAAGTTTCAGTGGGACGAAGCGATGGTAGGATATTCTCTCGGAGTTGTAGGACTTGTCTACGCGATCACTCTGGGCGGTCTCATTCGTTTGATTCTTCCGGTTTTGGGTCAGAATCGAAGTATCTACTTAGGCTTGGCATTGAGCACACTCGGATACGCGTTATTCGCGCTTGCCACAAAAAGTTGGATGATGTTCGTCTTTCTGATTCCCTATTGTTTTGGAGGAATCGCGATGCCTCCTTTACAGGCAATCATGTCTTCTCAGGTTCCTGAAAATGAACAGGGAGAATTACAAGGGGCTTTGACTAGTTTGATGAGCGTTACCGCGATCATAGGTCCGATTTTGATGACCGGGTTGTTTGCTTATTTTACCGGGAAGGACGCGCCAATGTATTCTCCAGAGGCTCCTCTTTGGATGGGAGCCGTTTTGACAGCGTTGAGTCTTTGGATCACAGTAGGATCTTTGAGAAAACATCATTCTTAA
- a CDS encoding pirin family protein, producing the protein MKIISSVLKDLGDNFRVRRILPSFDARHVGPFVFVDHMGPVPIHTGKELVVRSHPHIGLATITYLYDGVIFHRDSIGTAVPIRPFEVNWMTAGSGIAHSERSQLDPQFSFLEGIQTWVALPKESEEVDPEFFHLDREQIPILSGDLWELRLAAGEFLGERSPVKVYSSLFYGDLEAKAGAKAEWNIPSDQESALYVSRGSLEVSGNKVQVGQTVVFDLGEKVSFSSREGVRAVLLGGVPLPERRHLWWNFVSTSLERIERAKLEWKEERFPVVPDEVDRIPLPPG; encoded by the coding sequence ATGAAAATCATTTCTTCAGTCCTTAAAGATCTCGGCGATAATTTCCGAGTTCGAAGAATTCTTCCTTCTTTCGATGCGCGTCACGTCGGCCCCTTTGTTTTTGTGGATCACATGGGACCTGTTCCGATTCATACAGGTAAGGAACTCGTGGTTCGTTCTCATCCGCATATAGGGCTCGCCACGATTACTTATCTCTACGACGGCGTTATTTTTCATCGAGACAGCATAGGAACTGCGGTGCCCATTCGTCCTTTCGAAGTCAATTGGATGACCGCGGGTTCCGGGATCGCGCACAGTGAACGTTCTCAGTTGGATCCTCAATTTTCTTTTCTCGAAGGAATTCAAACCTGGGTCGCTCTTCCAAAAGAATCCGAAGAAGTGGATCCCGAATTCTTTCATCTCGACCGCGAACAAATTCCGATTCTCTCCGGAGATCTCTGGGAGTTACGACTCGCGGCCGGTGAATTTTTAGGGGAACGTTCTCCGGTGAAAGTTTATTCTTCTCTTTTCTATGGAGACTTGGAAGCAAAGGCGGGTGCGAAAGCAGAATGGAACATCCCTTCCGATCAGGAATCCGCGCTCTATGTTTCTCGTGGAAGTTTGGAAGTGAGCGGCAACAAGGTCCAAGTCGGTCAGACGGTAGTTTTTGATCTTGGAGAAAAAGTTTCCTTTTCTTCCCGAGAGGGGGTTCGCGCCGTTCTTCTGGGCGGAGTTCCTCTTCCCGAGAGGCGCCACCTCTGGTGGAACTTCGTTTCCACTTCTTTGGAAAGAATAGAAAGGGCAAAATTAGAATGGAAGGAAGAACGTTTTCCAGTTGTTCCCGACGAAGTGGATCGGATTCCTTTACCTCCCGGTTGA
- a CDS encoding HAD family hydrolase, with protein MIRIFLQVSVSMDPMKCILFDIDGTLIHSHTHHNQFYRETIQEILGLDPKTIPWESFTNITDDGVVRDVYLHHFQEVIEEDRFLKFKKTFTEKIQRSIEEDPSLYPEISGAGRFLDSLEEKNIPFGIITGSWLIPAREKTKNARIDIEKYPISTSEDAPDRNGIILETLKKLKSLHSIEEFSEVIYFGDGLWDWRASRELGLKFIGINSMGNDLLKKNGVPTVFQDYLEKDKIFREIGIV; from the coding sequence TTGATTCGTATTTTTTTGCAAGTTTCCGTTTCAATGGATCCGATGAAATGTATTCTTTTTGATATCGATGGAACGCTGATCCATTCTCATACACATCACAACCAATTCTATCGAGAAACGATTCAAGAAATTTTAGGTCTCGATCCCAAGACGATTCCTTGGGAATCTTTTACAAACATTACGGACGACGGCGTCGTAAGAGACGTCTACCTTCATCATTTCCAAGAAGTCATCGAAGAAGATAGATTCTTAAAATTTAAAAAAACCTTCACGGAAAAAATTCAAAGATCCATCGAAGAAGATCCTTCCCTCTATCCTGAAATTTCGGGCGCCGGGAGATTCTTAGATTCTTTAGAGGAAAAAAATATTCCTTTCGGCATCATCACAGGAAGCTGGTTGATTCCCGCTCGAGAGAAAACAAAGAACGCAAGGATCGATATCGAAAAATACCCGATTTCCACAAGCGAGGACGCGCCCGATAGAAACGGAATCATCTTGGAAACTCTGAAAAAACTAAAGAGCCTTCATTCTATCGAAGAATTTTCAGAAGTCATTTATTTTGGAGACGGGCTTTGGGATTGGAGAGCGAGCCGGGAGTTGGGACTGAAGTTTATCGGGATCAACAGCATGGGAAACGATCTCTTAAAGAAGAACGGAGTTCCTACGGTATTTCAAGATTATCTGGAGAAGGATAAAATTTTTCGTGAAATTGGCATTGTCTGA